GGCGCTGTTGCTGCTGGTGTCCctgctggcggcggcggcagccacGAGCAACACGTCTGACAACATGCGCaaggagaggagcgaggaggagacGCGGCGGATCTTCAAGGAGTGGAAGGCCGAGCTCGGCAAGACCTACAGCTCTGTCTCCGAGGAGGAGCGCACGCACGACATGTTCAGGCACCGCCTCGGCGACATCGACCAGGGGTGGCACGAGGATGGCTACTCGGCCTGGTCCTGGGATagagagaggagcgaggaggagacccggcggatcTTCATGGAGTGGAAGGCCATGAACGAAAAGATCTACAGCTCCATCGACCACGAGGAGCACCGGTACGCCATATTCAAGGACGCCCTCCGTCAAGTCGATCGGAACAACGCCGGCTACGCCATAGGGGTCGACACTAACCACCAGGGCATCAACGGGTTCACCGATCTCACCGAGGAGGAGTTCAGCGTCGTTTGCAGCGGGTTCATCCTGGAGGGCTTTGAGCCATCGCCAGCCGAGTTAAGGAGGGTGGCTGAGATCCAGGAGCGGTTGCGGCTAGTATATGCCCCTCCATCCCTTTGGGCTTATTGACATCAGAGATATATATAGCAGTTTTGCTAAGTGTTAGTCAACTGAGGCTTCGTTATGTCTCAGTCGATACTATATCCCTTAGACCTTGCATGGAGATTCGTACAAagttttttttttagttttttctttttctttcttatatGTATATCACTTGAGTGAGACTTGATTAAAGTCTTAGAGACCTAGCCACACCCATCATCTATAGTCTATCTATTTCTATATCTCGAAGATCAATATGTTGGTTTTTTTATATAgcttaccacatatgccatgtggTTATAGATCGAAGGTCAATAAATTGTCATGGAAACAACGTGAAATTTTTGCATGGAGAAAACTCTAAAGAAATAAATAAGACCCATGACAAGATTTTTTTTACTCAATGTAATCTTGGTTGATGGAAATTTACTAGATTGGTTTCTTGTTGGTCCCATGCAATGTTTTCACCATATACAACAGAAAGTAGAAAATTAACATAAATCGTGCTTGTTATTATAAATGAAAATTTAGAAACATGCATAAAGAAATCACTAGCGACACTTACCTTATCACGTTGATAGCATATGTGTTGCTTGATTGTAAAATATTCGACTAGAGTTAAAAGCACAAGCACATGAAGAATTATAGCAACATCTGAAATATATGATTAGATTTTTCTTTGTGAAATTGAACCAATTAGCCTCTGTGTGCTCTGGCGCCCAGGTGCCAGGGACGACAATGAATCAAGGCAGTGCCCCGCAAAACAAATAAAAAATTCAACGCTCACTTTCAGCATGGAAGGTACTTGCATTGTCTGGATCTTTCAACCCTTTCAGCGATATGCATTCAATAGGGGAGAGACATTTCTGTTGACGATGAAGACGTCCATAGCGACTTCGTTAATCTTGGCATGATGTGTCAgctcagtctctcgaagatgcTCACAGTGATAGGGTGTATGTGGACGTTTATAGGGACGAGTGTATGAATACACTTAGCTCGCTACCGGAGAACAGCGAGGCAACAGGCGCGTCACCTTCGAGTGCATGCAAGAGCTCAAACAGACTAGTGCATGATGGTGGCCCCATACGTGTGATAAGATGAGAAGTGAGACGTGGCGAGAAGATCTTCACCTTATCCGAAACCAACGTAGCAGACAACCAATCCAGGAATGGATATGTCTCAAGTGGATGGGGTCGGTCAGAGTCATGCGTACGTTGGATCCTACTCTACGACGCGGAGGAGGCGAGGACAGGTGCGGCGTCCCAGCTGCCAACCCTCGTCATGAACCAAGCATAAATATGTCTTCCCATGCCATGTGTTTGTGCAAGGTTACCACGTTTCTCCAACAACACAAACGCTTAATCAGCTCGAACCCATTGTCCAGCCGGGCTCCGGAGTCCCCTAGAACGAACGGGAACAAGGAGGACCAGACAGGAGATCCAAACCAACGTCCACCGCCAGCAATGGCGTCGGAGTGCTCCTTCGCCCACGGCGTCTCCCTCCCCGCGCACCGGCCGCCCCTCG
This portion of the Triticum dicoccoides isolate Atlit2015 ecotype Zavitan chromosome 7A, WEW_v2.0, whole genome shotgun sequence genome encodes:
- the LOC119330820 gene encoding uncharacterized protein LOC119330820 — its product is MEAAALLLLVSLLAAAAATSNTSDNMRKERSEEETRRIFKEWKAELGKTYSSVSEEERTHDMFRHRLGDIDQGWHEDGYSAWSWDRERSEEETRRIFMEWKAMNEKIYSSIDHEEHRYAIFKDALRQVDRNNAGYAIGVDTNHQGINGFTDLTEEEFSVVCSGFILEGFEPSPAELRRVAEIQERLRLVYAPPSLWAY